GTAAGTAACTCGAATGGAATTGGAAATAAATTCTCCATCTATTTCACCGGCTGGGGTTGAGGTTTGGGCAATTGCAAGCACTAATTCAAGCGTCAGATTATCTTTTGGGCGCAAAGTACCTTGGATGTCAAGACTCCTCTGATTTCCGACATACTTTTGCGAGAAATTATAGAAATTACCCATACCGACCTGAAAAGTTGTGAAAAATCGCTTAGCGGTATCCGTCCGAAACATCATTTGCGCTTCTTTTGCCCAGAAAACCTCAGTCAACTCCGCTTCTCTCGCATAATTGAAGATGAAGTCAATCCGCTCCAGAAATAACTCCCGAAATTTTACCCGAGACCAAATACTGTTCGACCAAAGCAGAAGATCCGCATCAAATTGCGGATTCATTTGAAGACTGGGGTGCTGACGCTTCCAATCCGAGAAGTATTTGTTTGTGTATAGTCCTTGGGATAGATAGCTTCCGGTGCCTATAACCAACTTTTCATGCCCTAACACAGCGAGCCGCGGGGTATATTCCAGTTGCGTCCCAACGCGCTGCCAGCCGCGATGCGCCTCCTTTTGAATGAAACCCGTCTGAGTGACCGAAAACTCCGCCTCAATTCGTTCCATAGAGATTTCCGCGTTAAAGAGGTCGGTGCCCCTCGTGAGCGTCAGCAAATACGCTCTTGGTAACTGCCTATTTTCAGTGTTCCAACTTTGGGCGATTTGTCCTGTGAGGATAAGGTTCTCTCCCCGCGCAATACTGGTATCCACGCCAATGACGCGACTGTTTTCTTCAGTTGTCTCCTTTCCGGCATATAAGATGCCGACGTTGGACTTTTCAAAAAGATCACGCTTTGCCCGGAGAACGGTAAATCCCGCGGTTTCTCTCGCTGTGGTTTCCTTTTGAAGACCAAAATAATCCCAGCTCCCAGTCCTGCTTGAAATGATCCCTAAGGTGTAATTGCCTATCTTGCCGGTGGCATTCGTGCCCCACAAGATATCCCCCTTGCTACCAATCCGCCGACTATAGTAAAGTTCCAAAGGCGTGGCGAAAACGCTATTGCCCTGAATAAAAAAGGGCCGTTTCTCTGGAAACCGGATCGGAAATCGAGTTAAGTTGATTTCCAATTGATCTGCTTCCACTTGCGCAAAGTCTGGGTTGAACGTCCCGCTGAACCGAAGTTTATTAGTAAGTCGGTATTGAAAATCAAGTCCCATATCCGACTGACCACTTATGCGTGTTCCCTCAGTTTCCGTCCCGCCGCTTATGATATGCGGATAAATCTCTACCTGTTTTCCTGATTGGATATCCTCTATCCCTATCAAATGCCCCAATGCAGACATTCTCGTCCAAAATCCGCCGTGATCCCCAGGCGGCTTCCAAGTATCTGTTTCCCGCTTCCGTCGGATAAGTCGTTCAAAGTTGATGCCCCACACCTGCTTTTTGGCATCAGAAAATCGGAAGTTGCTGAACGGAATTTTAAACTCAGCCGTCCAACCTTCGCTATCAATATTTGCTTCAACCCACCAAACTCCCTCCCATGTGAAATCCACTTCGGAATCATTATAGCGATAATTATCATCTTTCACGCCCCCAGGCGTGCTGACAAACTTATATCCAGTGCGATGATCGTGATATGGGTCGATAAAAAAAGATATAACATCAGAATAGAAAGCATCACCACCGCGCCGAGTAATCCGGTTTACAATTTTATGGGGCTCGGAATCGTAACATCTGAATCCAACGTACAAATGATGCCGATCATAAACAATATAAACGACTGTTTCTTCAGAAGCCGGTTTATCCGGAGTATCCTTCCAAACAAAGCCACTAACAGGTGAGGCTTCTTGCCACGCCTCATCAGTCAAAATCCCATCAACATTAGGCGGAGGCATCTCCCCTAATGGATATGCTCTCGCCACATAATGTCCTAAATCACTTTTATGGGCATAAAGTGAAGAAGCAAGTGATAAAAGTATAAAAGTAATCGTGAATAATAACTTCATCATTGAGCCTTCACTGCCGCTGCGACAAGTCTTTCTAAATCCGCCCCTCTCGCTTTATGTGTAATTAATCTACCTTCCCGATCAATGAGCCACATTTCGGGAATATCGCCGATGCCATAGTGTTGCACAAGTGAAGCCTCGCCAGCCCCCTGATCGAAAATCTGTCGCCAAGGGATGCTGTTTTCCTTAACGTAGTTTTGTAGTATCACTTCCTCATCATCAAGGTTGACACCGATGATGTCAAATCCTTCATCTTTATAGGTATCATAAATCTTCCTGACCTCCGGCATTTTCACAGCACAGGGCGGATCCCAGAATACCCAGAAGTCGAGTAAAACAACTTTTCCACGATAGTCCTGAAGCGAAATCAGATTCCCATCAAGGTCGGTGGCAGAAAAGTCAGGGACAGGCATTCCAAGCAATTCGTATCTCGGATCAAACTTGCGACCATACGTTTCGGCGAGTTCAGTATTGCCTAACCTTTCATGGATGAAGGAAAGTCTCTCAAGGATGAATTTCTCATTCGGTTGCTGCTGCTCGGCTGCCGTAAAAATCTCAAGTAGATCCTCATATCGTTCCATCATCACAAGTATGTTCCACAAGTTCCATAGGGTACGATAACTCGGAATTTCGAGTTTCATGGCTGACTTTAACCGCTCAATACATACATCCGCCGACAGTTTGTCCCCAGTTTTCATGTGGAGACGGGCAAGTCCCGGATAGAGCGAAAGGAAACGCATATCATCAGGGTATCGTTGAAGTGTTTCTTCAAAAGCAGTGACAGCTACTTCATGACTACCATACATATCTTCTGGCGTATACTCCCAATTCACTGATGACCTATAAACCATATAGGAGAAGCTTAAATTCAAAACATGCAAATCTTCAGTCGCATGATGCCGACAACGGACAAGCGGCATAGCATCACCATATACCATACGCTGCTCACTTTTCTTCCCGCGATATTCGGGATAAAACTGGTAGTCATAACTCACCGACATTTTCGGATCTCTGTTCCAAGGGCGCCCTGCCTTCCCATTGTATTTATCCGCAGGACAGATCAGGACATTTGAATCTACCAAGTATTTGGGATACAGATCGGAGAGCCACCCAGGAAGGTCAGCGTGTGCTTTTTCATAAGTTTCAATCGCTTTGCCAATGGCAATTAAATTTTGTGTGCAAAGTTCTATATTTTTCTCGTCCACCACGGAATCCTCTGTCGTAGCAGCGGTCGAAAATGTTTCAGAAGTCTGTGAACCTGTCCTGTCGTTTTCACTACTGAACAAAGCCCGTCCTGCCTGATTCCGGACATCCGGTTTTGAATCTATATTAAGGACGATAGGTGCGTCAACGATTTCAATCGTATGTTCCGACTCCGCTTCAAAACTATATGGATGTTGAAAATGAAGAAGATATTGGTTGCCTATACCTATCATCAGTAATATTACCGTTACAGTTGAAACCGCAATTGCCCACGGTACTAACGGCTTACCCCGGGACGGCGCAACGGGTTTAATATGCGCGATCTCCCGTACGATGTTTTCGGTTAGATTCGCAGACAACTGGAAACTATCCAACGCCTCTCGAATTATAGGTTCCTCCTTCTTCAAGCGTTGGCGTGCGCGACTAAGCCGACTTTTAATCGTGTTTGCAGATACCCCCAAAAACTTGCTGATTTCTTCACACGTCATCTCTCCAAAGTAATACAGGGTCAGCACAGTGCGTTCGCTTTCCTGTAACTTGGCAAGTAACTGTTTAACGACTGTTTGCTGTGCCTCAGTCGCTATTTTTGCCTGTTCGTCTGCTACGTATCGGGAATATGCTGCTTCCCCCTTCATTGCCATATTAATACCCTCCACCAATCGGACATGCGAGCGATTCTTGCGGGACCATGCAATGCAGCGATGGTTTGTAACTACATACAACCACCCCGGGAATCGATCCGGTTCTCTCAGGGTTGCCAGATCTCTATAAACTTGCAGGAAGGTTTCCTGCGTAATATCTTCAGCGATGTGGAAATCGCCGACTTTATGCCATGCAAGTGTGTGCACATGTTTACGATATTTTTTCACAAGCATAGTGAAAGCGGTTTCGTCGCCTGCAAGCGTGCGGCGAATTAATTCGGCATCACTATCTCTCATCCTGCACCTCCAAGCGTAGATTTTCAAAATGAGATTCAAATCAATATATAATGGCGCGCGTTAAGGGAAAATGGTTGCATAATTCTGCAGAAAAAAAGAAGATTGTGGGAAGAGAGGAAAAACTGACTCGAAACGATATTGCTAACAGCCAGCACAAATGTCTCGCACTCGATCCGGCACCTCTGATGGATGGGACAATACTGGATAGCCTGCCGCTCGCTGCCTCACAATATCCTCTCCGAGCAAGTCTGTGTGCTGACGGAGGAACCACGCGGCGCAAAACGGGGATATTCCAACTTGGGCTGCGCCTCGAAGTTCGTCACTATTGCCGTCGCCTATGAATATGCAGTCTGATGGGGTAACGCCCAAGTTCCTACATGCGTGTTGATAGATGTGAGGATCAGGTTTGACCATTCTGACCAGATTGGAGAATACTGTTACCTCAAAAAAGCCCGACAAAGGACTATTTTCCCAATCCAAGACTGCAGTGCCCTCGGTATTACTGATGAGACCGAGTCTAACACCTGAAGAGGCGATTTCATTGAGCATATCAAGATTTCGGGTTCTATACGACGTAGATGCGCCGCACCAGCGGAATAGCGGCACTCAGTGAGTGTCTTAATGGCGTTTTCGGGTGGTTCG
This DNA window, taken from Candidatus Poribacteria bacterium, encodes the following:
- a CDS encoding sigma-70 family RNA polymerase sigma factor is translated as MRDSDAELIRRTLAGDETAFTMLVKKYRKHVHTLAWHKVGDFHIAEDITQETFLQVYRDLATLREPDRFPGWLYVVTNHRCIAWSRKNRSHVRLVEGINMAMKGEAAYSRYVADEQAKIATEAQQTVVKQLLAKLQESERTVLTLYYFGEMTCEEISKFLGVSANTIKSRLSRARQRLKKEEPIIREALDSFQLSANLTENIVREIAHIKPVAPSRGKPLVPWAIAVSTVTVILLMIGIGNQYLLHFQHPYSFEAESEHTIEIVDAPIVLNIDSKPDVRNQAGRALFSSENDRTGSQTSETFSTAATTEDSVVDEKNIELCTQNLIAIGKAIETYEKAHADLPGWLSDLYPKYLVDSNVLICPADKYNGKAGRPWNRDPKMSVSYDYQFYPEYRGKKSEQRMVYGDAMPLVRCRHHATEDLHVLNLSFSYMVYRSSVNWEYTPEDMYGSHEVAVTAFEETLQRYPDDMRFLSLYPGLARLHMKTGDKLSADVCIERLKSAMKLEIPSYRTLWNLWNILVMMERYEDLLEIFTAAEQQQPNEKFILERLSFIHERLGNTELAETYGRKFDPRYELLGMPVPDFSATDLDGNLISLQDYRGKVVLLDFWVFWDPPCAVKMPEVRKIYDTYKDEGFDIIGVNLDDEEVILQNYVKENSIPWRQIFDQGAGEASLVQHYGIGDIPEMWLIDREGRLITHKARGADLERLVAAAVKAQ
- a CDS encoding DUF5916 domain-containing protein, which gives rise to MMKLLFTITFILLSLASSLYAHKSDLGHYVARAYPLGEMPPPNVDGILTDEAWQEASPVSGFVWKDTPDKPASEETVVYIVYDRHHLYVGFRCYDSEPHKIVNRITRRGGDAFYSDVISFFIDPYHDHRTGYKFVSTPGGVKDDNYRYNDSEVDFTWEGVWWVEANIDSEGWTAEFKIPFSNFRFSDAKKQVWGINFERLIRRKRETDTWKPPGDHGGFWTRMSALGHLIGIEDIQSGKQVEIYPHIISGGTETEGTRISGQSDMGLDFQYRLTNKLRFSGTFNPDFAQVEADQLEINLTRFPIRFPEKRPFFIQGNSVFATPLELYYSRRIGSKGDILWGTNATGKIGNYTLGIISSRTGSWDYFGLQKETTARETAGFTVLRAKRDLFEKSNVGILYAGKETTEENSRVIGVDTSIARGENLILTGQIAQSWNTENRQLPRAYLLTLTRGTDLFNAEISMERIEAEFSVTQTGFIQKEAHRGWQRVGTQLEYTPRLAVLGHEKLVIGTGSYLSQGLYTNKYFSDWKRQHPSLQMNPQFDADLLLWSNSIWSRVKFRELFLERIDFIFNYAREAELTEVFWAKEAQMMFRTDTAKRFFTTFQVGMGNFYNFSQKYVGNQRSLDIQGTLRPKDNLTLELVLAIAQTSTPAGEIDGEFISNSIRVTYLLTKDLFFRLSTQAFWGQTYYSQKETDLRYLISGLIGWEYSPKSHFFLAYNESRYTLARRLLLENRVIVAKVSYLWDL